In Taeniopygia guttata chromosome Z, bTaeGut7.mat, whole genome shotgun sequence, one genomic interval encodes:
- the ZBTB7C gene encoding zinc finger and BTB domain-containing protein 7C isoform X2, with protein sequence MSRDHLTALSTFQDQALGNGERSERSVTTLKQNQGYWALNENMANGIEDLIGIPFPNHSSEVLCGLNEQRHDGLLCDVILIVQDQEYRTHRSVLAACSKYFKKLFTTGTLTDQPYVYEIDFVKPEALSAILEFAYTSTLTITTSNVKHILSAAKMLEIQSIINVCLEIMEPDREAEEEDDKEDDDDDEDEDEDEEEEEEEEVEDFVNQENLADVQEVSCHQSPSESDLTEEAYTEAPKDFPNHFAASNSSGHLGMIRDFSIESLLSENLYPKANIPERRPALSPFAPSFFPHLWNGDFNSFSQLEEPQVDNGPLDLVIKKRKIKEEEEKEDLPPPPFPNDFFKDMFANTPAAPLGHIKAEADYSAYLNFLSATQFGGVFPPWPLEEERKIKPKASQQCPICNKVIMGAGKLPRHMRTHTGEKPYMCNICEVRFTRQDKLKIHMRKHTGERPYLCIHCNAKFVHNYDLKNHMRIHTGIRPYQCEFCYKSFTRSDHLHRHIKRQSCRVARPRRGRKPAAWRAAGLLFAPGGPPVENGFVMPPTLEEMSSHLSSTAMCLPGPSPKHFLSGAKTPFSLQELESQIEETQMKLFRRAQMDMERNAGIFAFALGHNENLAAQPFFPLPDPWSTGFSGLAGLGHVAPISESSN encoded by the exons GGCACTAAATGAGAATATGGCCAATGGCATTGAAGATCTTATCGGGATCCCATTCCCGAACCACAGCAGCGAGGTCCTGTGTGGCTTAAACGAGCAGCGGCACGACGGGCTCCTCTGCGATGTCATCCTCATCGTCCAGGACCAGGAGTACCGCACCCACCGCTCCGtcctggctgcctgcagcaaGTACTTCAAAAAACTCTTCACTACTGGCACTTTAACAGACCAGCCCTATGTTTACGAGATTGACTTTGTCAAGCCTGAAGCACTTTCTGCCATCCTCGAGTTTGCCTACACCTCAACCCTCACCATCACCACCTCAAATGTCAAGCACATCCTCAGCGCCGCCAAGATGCTGGAGATCCAGAGCATCATCAATGTATGCCTTGAAATTATGGAGCCTGACAGAGAGGCCGAGGAGGAAGATGACAAAGAGGACGAcgatgatgatgaagatgaagatgaagatgaggaggaagaggaggaggaggaagtggAAGATTTTGTCAATCAGGAGAACCTAGCTGATGTACAAGAAGTAAGCTGCCACCAAAGCCCTTCTGAGTCCGATCTTACCGAAGAAGCTTATACAGAAGCACCTAAAGATTTTCCAAATCACTTCGCAGCCAGTAACTCCTCTGGACACTTGGGCATGATAAGAGACTTCTCCATAGAGTCCTTGCTGAGTGAAAACTTGTACCCTAAGGCAAACATCCCAGAACGGAGGCCAGCTCTGTCTCCTTTCGCCCCCAGCTTCTTCCCCCACCTGTGGAACGGCGACTTTAACTCCTTCTCCCAGCTGGAGGAGCCGCAAGTAGACAACGGCCCCTTGGATCTGGTGatcaaaaagagaaagatcaaagaagaggaggagaaggaagaccTGCCTCCGCCTCCTTTCCCTAATGACTTCTTCAAGGACATGTTTGCCaacaccccagcagctcccttaGGGCATATTAAGGCAGAGGCTGACTACAGCGCTTATCTCAATTTCTTAAGTGCTACCCAGTTTGGAGGAGTTTTTCCCCCATGGCCCCtggaggaagagaggaaaataaagccCAAGgcatcccagcagtgtcccatcTGTAACAAAGTCATCATGGGAGCTGGCAAGCTGCCCAGGCACATGAGGACCCACACGGGGGAGAAGCCCTATATGTGCAATATCTGTGAAGTTCGCTTTACCAG GCAGGACAAGCTCAAAATCCACATGCGGAAGCACACGGGGGAGCGGCCGTACCTGTGCATCCACTGCAACGCCAAGTTTGTGCACAACTACGACCTGAAGAACCACATGCGCATCCACACGGGCATCCGGCCCTACCAGTGCGAGTTCTGCTACAAGAGCTTCACCCGCTCCGACCACCTGCACCGCCACATCAAGCGCCAGAGCTGCCGCGTggcgcggccccggcgcggccgcAAGCCGGCGGCGTGGCGGGCGGCCGGCCTGCTCTTCGCGCCCGGCGGCCCGCCCGTGGAGAACGGCTTCGTGATGCCGCCCACGCTGGAGGAGATGAGCAGCCACCTCAGCAGCACGGCCATGTGCCTTCCCGGCCCCAGCCCCAAACACTTCCTGAGCGGGGCCAAGACCCCCTtcagcctgcaggagctggagagccaaATTGAAGAAACCCAGATGAAGCTCTTCAGGCGGGCGCAGATGGACATGGAGAGGAACGCGGGCATCTTCGCCTTTGCCCTGGGCCACAACGAAAACCTCGCTGCCCAAcccttcttccctctccctgacCCTTGGAGCACAGGCTTCAGTGGCTTGGCAGGGCTTGGCCACGTGGCTCCCATCTCAGAGTCCAGCAACTAA
- the ZBTB7C gene encoding zinc finger and BTB domain-containing protein 7C isoform X3 produces the protein MANGIEDLIGIPFPNHSSEVLCGLNEQRHDGLLCDVILIVQDQEYRTHRSVLAACSKYFKKLFTTGTLTDQPYVYEIDFVKPEALSAILEFAYTSTLTITTSNVKHILSAAKMLEIQSIINVCLEIMEPDREAEEEDDKEDDDDDEDEDEDEEEEEEEEVEDFVNQENLADVQEVSCHQSPSESDLTEEAYTEAPKDFPNHFAASNSSGHLGMIRDFSIESLLSENLYPKANIPERRPALSPFAPSFFPHLWNGDFNSFSQLEEPQVDNGPLDLVIKKRKIKEEEEKEDLPPPPFPNDFFKDMFANTPAAPLGHIKAEADYSAYLNFLSATQFGGVFPPWPLEEERKIKPKASQQCPICNKVIMGAGKLPRHMRTHTGEKPYMCNICEVRFTRQDKLKIHMRKHTGERPYLCIHCNAKFVHNYDLKNHMRIHTGIRPYQCEFCYKSFTRSDHLHRHIKRQSCRVARPRRGRKPAAWRAAGLLFAPGGPPVENGFVMPPTLEEMSSHLSSTAMCLPGPSPKHFLSGAKTPFSLQELESQIEETQMKLFRRAQMDMERNAGIFAFALGHNENLAAQPFFPLPDPWSTGFSGLAGLGHVAPISESSN, from the exons ATGGCCAATGGCATTGAAGATCTTATCGGGATCCCATTCCCGAACCACAGCAGCGAGGTCCTGTGTGGCTTAAACGAGCAGCGGCACGACGGGCTCCTCTGCGATGTCATCCTCATCGTCCAGGACCAGGAGTACCGCACCCACCGCTCCGtcctggctgcctgcagcaaGTACTTCAAAAAACTCTTCACTACTGGCACTTTAACAGACCAGCCCTATGTTTACGAGATTGACTTTGTCAAGCCTGAAGCACTTTCTGCCATCCTCGAGTTTGCCTACACCTCAACCCTCACCATCACCACCTCAAATGTCAAGCACATCCTCAGCGCCGCCAAGATGCTGGAGATCCAGAGCATCATCAATGTATGCCTTGAAATTATGGAGCCTGACAGAGAGGCCGAGGAGGAAGATGACAAAGAGGACGAcgatgatgatgaagatgaagatgaagatgaggaggaagaggaggaggaggaagtggAAGATTTTGTCAATCAGGAGAACCTAGCTGATGTACAAGAAGTAAGCTGCCACCAAAGCCCTTCTGAGTCCGATCTTACCGAAGAAGCTTATACAGAAGCACCTAAAGATTTTCCAAATCACTTCGCAGCCAGTAACTCCTCTGGACACTTGGGCATGATAAGAGACTTCTCCATAGAGTCCTTGCTGAGTGAAAACTTGTACCCTAAGGCAAACATCCCAGAACGGAGGCCAGCTCTGTCTCCTTTCGCCCCCAGCTTCTTCCCCCACCTGTGGAACGGCGACTTTAACTCCTTCTCCCAGCTGGAGGAGCCGCAAGTAGACAACGGCCCCTTGGATCTGGTGatcaaaaagagaaagatcaaagaagaggaggagaaggaagaccTGCCTCCGCCTCCTTTCCCTAATGACTTCTTCAAGGACATGTTTGCCaacaccccagcagctcccttaGGGCATATTAAGGCAGAGGCTGACTACAGCGCTTATCTCAATTTCTTAAGTGCTACCCAGTTTGGAGGAGTTTTTCCCCCATGGCCCCtggaggaagagaggaaaataaagccCAAGgcatcccagcagtgtcccatcTGTAACAAAGTCATCATGGGAGCTGGCAAGCTGCCCAGGCACATGAGGACCCACACGGGGGAGAAGCCCTATATGTGCAATATCTGTGAAGTTCGCTTTACCAG GCAGGACAAGCTCAAAATCCACATGCGGAAGCACACGGGGGAGCGGCCGTACCTGTGCATCCACTGCAACGCCAAGTTTGTGCACAACTACGACCTGAAGAACCACATGCGCATCCACACGGGCATCCGGCCCTACCAGTGCGAGTTCTGCTACAAGAGCTTCACCCGCTCCGACCACCTGCACCGCCACATCAAGCGCCAGAGCTGCCGCGTggcgcggccccggcgcggccgcAAGCCGGCGGCGTGGCGGGCGGCCGGCCTGCTCTTCGCGCCCGGCGGCCCGCCCGTGGAGAACGGCTTCGTGATGCCGCCCACGCTGGAGGAGATGAGCAGCCACCTCAGCAGCACGGCCATGTGCCTTCCCGGCCCCAGCCCCAAACACTTCCTGAGCGGGGCCAAGACCCCCTtcagcctgcaggagctggagagccaaATTGAAGAAACCCAGATGAAGCTCTTCAGGCGGGCGCAGATGGACATGGAGAGGAACGCGGGCATCTTCGCCTTTGCCCTGGGCCACAACGAAAACCTCGCTGCCCAAcccttcttccctctccctgacCCTTGGAGCACAGGCTTCAGTGGCTTGGCAGGGCTTGGCCACGTGGCTCCCATCTCAGAGTCCAGCAACTAA